Below is a genomic region from Azoarcus sp. KH32C.
GCACGAGCGCCGGCACCGCCAGGCCCGCCGCGCCGTGCGTCAGCGATTCCGCACGCACCAGGGCTTCCTCGACGATCAGCGAGAAGGCGAGCGTGCTCATCGCGAAATACAGTCCCCCGAGGCGGCGGGCCGGCAGGCTCGCGAGCCAGCCGCCGCCCGCCCCGGTCGCGACCGCGAGGCCCATCGCGAGCGGCGCCGGCACACCGCGTAGCGTAAGCAGCGCCTCGACGTAGGCGCCCAAGCCGAGCAAGGCGCCCTGCCCGAGCGAGATCTGGCCGCACAGCCCGACGATGACGATCACGCCGAGTCCGGCGATCGCGTACGTCGCGACGAACGCCGCCTGCGCGAGCGCGTATTCGGCGCCGAGCAGCAACACCGCGGCAACGGCTGCGAGCACGAGCGTGCCGACGCGTGCGATCCGCCGCGTCACCGCCGCCCCCGCCAACCCGCCGCGAACCCGTCCGGAAAGACGAGCAGCCCGCCCATCAGCAGCACATAGGGCACGACGTCCTTGACGCCTTCGGGCAGCATCAGCCCCGCGAGCGATTCGGCGACGCCGAGAAAGACCCCGCCCGCGAGCGCGCCGGGCAGGCTCGTCATGCCGCCGAGCACCGCGGCGGGAAACGCCTTCAGCGCGACGAGCCCCATGTTGAGATGCACGAATGTCACCGGCGCGAGCAGCAGCCCCGCGACCGCCGCGACCCCGGCGCCGAGCGCCCACGCGAAGGTGTGCATGCCCTCGACCGACACGCCCATCAGCGCCGCGACGGTCGCGTTCTCCGAACAGGCGCGCAAGGCGAGTCCGGCGCGCGTACGGCGGAAGAAAAGCGTCAACAAGGCCGCGAGCGCCGCAGTTGCCCCGATCACGACGAGATGCTCGGCCGCGAGCACCAATCCGCCCACTTCCAGCGTCTCACCGACGAAAGCGAGCGGCAGGCGGTGCATCGAGTGGGTCGCCGCCGGCACGCTTGCGACCGCGCCGCGCAGCATCAGGCCGAGACCGAAGGTCAGCAGCAGTGCGGTCAGGTGCGGCTGGCCGAGCGCACGGCGCAGCACGCCGCGTTCGAGCAGCGCCCCGAGCAGCACGAGCCCCGCGACCGCTCCGCCCATCGCGAGCGGCAGCGGCCAGCCCGCGCCCTGGTGCAGGGCCAGCGCGGCGAAGGCGCCCAGCATCAGCAATTCGCCCTGCATGAAGCTGACGGTCTCGGTCGCCTTGTAGATCAACACGAAGGACAGCGCGACGAGGCCGTAGATGCAGCCGACGGCGATCCCGCTGGTCAGAACCTGGACGAGGACTAGCGTGGACACGGCGACGGGCGGCTGTCGGAAGGGCCGCCGGGCCGGACGGCATGGAGTGAAAGGTCGGTCATCGGGATTTCCTGGCCGGTCGGACGCGACGACCGCGCGGCCGGCATGAGGGCCCGCCATTATGCCAAGGCCGGCACGTGTGGCGCCGATGTTATGCTCGCCGCCATGCTAAACGTCGATCCTCTCCTCCATGGCATCGGCCTCGCGGGTGTCGCCGCGCAGGCCGCCGCGGCGGTGCTCGAAACCGGCCGCAAGCCCTTCGACATGTTCGGCGTGGTCGTCGTCGCGCTCGCCGCAGCCCTGGGCGGCGGCTCGCTGCGCGACCTGCTGCTCGACCGCACGGTGTTCTGGGTCGCCGACCAGTCCTACCTGATCGCGGCGATGGCGGCCGGCGTCGGCGCCTTCGCGTTGGCGCGCGTGATGGTGCTGCCGGCGCGCCTCTTCCTGCTGCCCGACGCGCTCGGGCTCGCGCTCTTCACGGTGAGCGGCACGCAGGCAGCGCTCGCGCTCGGTGCGCCGTGGCTCGTCGCGAGCGTGATGGGCGTCGTTACCGGCGTGTTCGGCGGCATCGTGCGCGACGTGCTGTGCAACGAGGTGCCGCTGGTGTTCTCGGGCGAACTGTACGCCACGGCGTCATGGGCCGGCGCGCTGCTCCTCGTCGCGCTGGGCGCGCTCGACGTCGCGCGGGGGCCTGCCGCCCTCGCCGCAGGCGGCACCGTGCTCGCGATCCGGCTCGGCGCGATGCGCTTCGGCTGGCGCCTGCCGATGTTCAGCGCACGCACCTGAAGCGCGGGGAGAACCGTGCCTCGGTCGCGCCGTCCCTCAGTGCGGAACGTCCGCGGCGAGCGGCGTGAAGCGCGCCTGCTCGGTCTTGTCGCCGAGCGTGACCGCGACGAGCGCCTTCATCGCCGGATCCGACGCATAACGGCCGCTGCCGCTGAGCCGGTTGTCGCCGTCGGGCTTGAGCGACAGGACGAGTTTGTCCTTCGCGGAAAGCAGCGTGACGGACGCGGACGCACCGGCCGAGGCGACCTTCTTGCCGTCGTGGTCGTACAGGAAGATTGCGACCGGATTTTCCTTCGCCTCGGCGCTGTCCTTGCGGACGACCAGTTCGAGCTGGTAGCTCGCAGTCGCCTGCACTTGGCCGCCGTTGGCGGGTTTCATCGCGCTGTGCGGGGCGTCGCCGTGGGCCAAGGCATTGGTCGCCATCAGGGGCACGGCCATCAGGCCGACGAGCAAGGCACGGTAAGACATGTATGAATCTCCTGGAGTCGTTCGAAAATCAAAAACTGTCCGCCGTGTGTTCGGCGACCAGGCGGTTGAGGGCGCGCTCGCCGAAGAGGTGGAACATCACCGGCGTCAGCAGCGTGTCGAGCAGCGTCGAGGACACCAACCCGCCGAAGATCACGACCGCGACCGGGTGCAGGATCTCCTTGCCCGGCGCGTCGGCCGACAGCAGCAGCGGCACGAGCGCGAAGGCGGCGACCAGCGCCGTCATCAGCACCGGCGTGAGGCGTTCGAGCGAACCGCGCACGATCATCGGGCGGCCGAAGACCTCGCCCTCGAAGGCGCACAGGTTGATGTAGTGGCTGATCTTCAGGATGCCGTTGCGGGTCGCGATGCCGGTCAGCGTGATGAAGCCGACGAGCGCCGCGACCGACAGCGGCTGGCCCGAGAGCCACAGCGCGGCGACGCTGCCGACCAGCGCGAGCGGGATGTTGCCCATGATGATCGCGACCAGCACGAAGGCACGGTAGCGGCTATAGAGCACAAGGAAGATCATTGCGAGCGACACGACGGCGAGGAGCGCGATCAGCTTCGCCGCCTCCTCCTGGGCCTGGAACTGGCCTTCGAGCGCGGTGAAATAGCCTTCCGGCAGCGGATTGGCGGCGAGTTCGGCGCGGATTGCCGCGACCACCGCGCTGAGGTCCGCCCCGCCCGCGGCGTTCGCCGAAATCACGATACGCCGGCGGGTGTTCTCGCGCCCGATCTGGTTGGGGCCGTCGCCGTCCTCGATGCGGGCAATCTTCGCGAGCGGGACGCGGCCGGCGGGGGTCTCGATCAGCAGGCCGGCGAGCCCCTGCCCGCCACGCGCGGCATCCGGCAGCCGCAGCACGAGGTCGAAGCGGCGGTTGCCTTCGATGATCTGGGTGAGTTTGTCGCCGCCGATCAGCTTCTCGAGGCTCTCCAGCAGCGCCCCCGGGCTCACGCCGTAACGTGCCGCCGCGTCGTAGTCGAGATGGATCTTCAGCTGCGGGATCAGCACCTGCTTCTCGACCTGCAGGTCGGCGATGCCGGGGATCTTCGCGAGGCGCGACTTCACGTCGGCGGCGAGCCCACGCAGCGTGTCGAGGTCGTCGCCATAGATCTTCAGCGCGATCTGCGCGCGCACGCCGGACAGCAGGTGGTCGAGACGGTGCGAGATCGGCTGGCCGACGCTGTTCGCGGCCGGCAGCACCGCGAGGCGGCTGCGGATTTCGGCGACGACCGCGTCGCGGCTGCGCTCGGACGGCTTGAGGTCGACCTCGATCTCGGAGGAATGCACGCCCTCTGCGTGCTCGTCGAGCTCCGCGCGGCCCGTGCGGCGCCCGACCTGACGCACCTCGGGTACCTGCGCGATCAGCGCTTCGGCCTGCTGCCCGATGCGGTTCGACTCCGACAGCGAGGTGCCGGGGTTCGTCAGCACGCTGACCGTCAGCGTCCCCTCGTTGAAGGGCGGCAGGAAGGATCGCGGAAAGAAGGGCACTGTCGCAATGGCGGCAAGGACGATCACCGTGGCGCCCGCGAGCAGCGGCCGCGCATGGTCGAAGGACCAGCCGAGCAGCCTCGTGTCCCACGCCTTCAGGCGCGCGACGAGCGGGCTGTCGCCGTGGTCGAGCCGCTTCATGTGCGGCAGCAGGTAGTAGCACATCACCGGCGTCAGCGCGACCGACACCAGCATGCTGGCGAGGATCGAGACGATGTAGGCGATGCCGAGCGGCGTGAAGAGACGTCCTTCGATCCCCGGCAGCGCGAAGAGCGGCACGAACACCAGCACGATGATGATCGTCGCGTAGACGATTGCCGAGCGCACCTCCAGCGTCGCGGCGCCGATGACCTGCGCGACCGGCCGCGGATCGGCCGAGGCACGGTTGAGCCGCAGCCGGCGCAGCACGTTCTCGACGCCGACCACCGCGTCGTCCACGAGCTCGCCGATCGCGATCGCCAGCCCGCCGAGCGTCATCGTGTTGATTGACAACCCGAAGTATTTGAAGACCAGCGCCGTCACGAGCAGCGACACTGGGATCGCGGTCAGCGAGATCAGGGTCGTGCGCACATTCAGCAGGAACAGGAACAGGATCGCCGCGACGAAGATCGCGCCGTCGCGCAGCGCCTCCTGGACGTTATCCACCGAGGCCTTGATGAACTCCGCCTGCCTGAAGAGGAACTGCGGCTTGTCGACGCCCCGCGGCAGGTTGCGCGACAACTCCTCGACGGCCTTCTCGACCTCGCGCGTGAGCTGCACCGAATCGGCCGACGGCTGCTTCTGCACCGACAGGATCACCGCCGGCTTCGCGCCGTAGCTCGCGTCCCCGCGCTTGACGGCAGGCGCGAAGCGCACCTCGGCGACCTGCCTGAGCAGGATCGGCTGGCCGTTGCGGGCCGTGACGGCGAGGTTCTGCAGGTCCTCGATGCGCGTCGTGCGCCCGATCTGGCGGATCAGATATTCGCGCGACTGCTGCTCGAGAAAGCCGCCGCTGGTGTTCGCGCCGAACCCCTTCAGCGCGGCCTCGATCTGCTCGGCCGACACGCCGAGCGCCTGCATGCGGGCGAGATCCGGCTCGACGCGGTATTGCTTGACCTCGCCGCCGATCGGGATCACCTGCGCGACGCCCGGAACGGTCAGCAGGCGCGGGCGCATCACCCAGTCGGCGTACTCGCGCGCCGCCATCGGATCGACCTGCTCGGGGTCGGCGGGAATCGCGATCAGCAGGATCTCGCCCATGATCGACGAGATCGGCCCCATCTGCGGCGCCACGCCCGCCGGCAGCTGCTCGCGCACGAGGTTCAGGCGCTCGGCGATCTGCTGCCGGTTGAGGTAGATGTCGGTGCCCCATTCGAACTCGACGAACAGGATCGACAGGCCGATGCCGGACACGGAGCGCACGCGCGTCACGCCGGGCATGCCGTTCATCGCCGACTCCAGCGGGAAGGTCACGAGTTGCTCGACCTCCTCCGGCGCCATCCCGCCCGCCTCGGTCATCAGCGTGACGGTCGGCTTGTTCAGATCGGGGAAGACGTCGACCGGCATCTTCCGCAGCGTGAGTCCGCCGTAGATGACCAGCAACAAGGATACGCCGAGGACCAGCAGGCGCTGGCGCAGACTGGTGCTGATGATCCATTCGAACATCGCGGCCCCTCAGCGCACCAGCGCGAGCGAGGCCGCGCCCTTGACGACGACGCGCTCGCCGGCCGCGAGGCCCGCGGTGACGGCGACGGTCGCCGCATCGACCGGAGCGGTCGTCACCTTGCGCGGCACGAAGCGCTCGGCCGTCACATGGACCCACACGACGGGCTCGCCCGCGCCATTGCGCGTGAGCGCCTCGGCCGGCAGGGCCACGCCGGGGCGCTTCGCAGCGGTCTGCGCCAGCACCTTCAGCGACTGCCCGACGGCCACCGCGGGCGCGTCCTTGTCGGCCCGCACCCGGAACAGCACCGGCAGCGCGCCTTCGCGAAGGGCCGCGCCGCTGCCCAGGTAGTTCAGATGCAGCACGCCGTCCGGCAATGCGGCGGTCGCCTCACCGAGGCCCGCCGCCGTCGCGGCATCGTAGGCCAGCGCCTCGACCGCGAGGCGACGCGGATCGACGACCTCGAAGAGCGTGTCGCGCGCTTCGACGACCTCCCCCAGCGTGACATGGGTGCTCGCGACCACCCCGGATACCGGTGCGACCAGCGGCTCGCGCCCGCTCAAGCCCTTCGCGAGCGCCGCCTTGCGCGCAGCGAGCCCGCCGGCTTCCACGCGCGCCGCCTCGATCTCACGCGCCGGCACCACGCCTTCGAGCTGCTCCAGCCGCGCGAGGCGCCTCACCGCGACCTCGTGCTGCGCGTCCAACTCGGCGATCTGCGCGAACTGGCCGCTGCGCTCGAGACTGCTCGCCACCGGCTGCAGATAGGCGAGGACTTCGCCCCGCCGCACGCGCTGCCCCAGCACCGCGAACCCCCGCGGGCCGGCCTCGATGCGGCCCGCCTGGGTCGACTGCACCTTGCCGCCGGCGCCGGGGTCGGCGACGACCTTGCCGTTGAATTCGATCACCGCGGCATGGTCCCCGATCTCGGCCGCGATGGTGCGGATACCCAGCTGCCGCTGCGATGCTTTCGGCACGAACACGCTGCCGTCGGCGAGACGCGACGGCGCGGAGGTATCTGCGACGGCGGCGGCCTCCGGTTCGTCATGACCGTGGTCCTCGCCGCCGTGGGCGAGCGCCGTCGCGACCTTGCCCAGCACCAGAACCGGGATCGCGACCC
It encodes:
- a CDS encoding branched-chain amino acid ABC transporter permease, yielding MSTLVLVQVLTSGIAVGCIYGLVALSFVLIYKATETVSFMQGELLMLGAFAALALHQGAGWPLPLAMGGAVAGLVLLGALLERGVLRRALGQPHLTALLLTFGLGLMLRGAVASVPAATHSMHRLPLAFVGETLEVGGLVLAAEHLVVIGATAALAALLTLFFRRTRAGLALRACSENATVAALMGVSVEGMHTFAWALGAGVAAVAGLLLAPVTFVHLNMGLVALKAFPAAVLGGMTSLPGALAGGVFLGVAESLAGLMLPEGVKDVVPYVLLMGGLLVFPDGFAAGWRGRR
- a CDS encoding trimeric intracellular cation channel family protein, which codes for MLAAMLNVDPLLHGIGLAGVAAQAAAAVLETGRKPFDMFGVVVVALAAALGGGSLRDLLLDRTVFWVADQSYLIAAMAAGVGAFALARVMVLPARLFLLPDALGLALFTVSGTQAALALGAPWLVASVMGVVTGVFGGIVRDVLCNEVPLVFSGELYATASWAGALLLVALGALDVARGPAALAAGGTVLAIRLGAMRFGWRLPMFSART
- a CDS encoding efflux RND transporter permease subunit; the protein is MFEWIISTSLRQRLLVLGVSLLLVIYGGLTLRKMPVDVFPDLNKPTVTLMTEAGGMAPEEVEQLVTFPLESAMNGMPGVTRVRSVSGIGLSILFVEFEWGTDIYLNRQQIAERLNLVREQLPAGVAPQMGPISSIMGEILLIAIPADPEQVDPMAAREYADWVMRPRLLTVPGVAQVIPIGGEVKQYRVEPDLARMQALGVSAEQIEAALKGFGANTSGGFLEQQSREYLIRQIGRTTRIEDLQNLAVTARNGQPILLRQVAEVRFAPAVKRGDASYGAKPAVILSVQKQPSADSVQLTREVEKAVEELSRNLPRGVDKPQFLFRQAEFIKASVDNVQEALRDGAIFVAAILFLFLLNVRTTLISLTAIPVSLLVTALVFKYFGLSINTMTLGGLAIAIGELVDDAVVGVENVLRRLRLNRASADPRPVAQVIGAATLEVRSAIVYATIIIVLVFVPLFALPGIEGRLFTPLGIAYIVSILASMLVSVALTPVMCYYLLPHMKRLDHGDSPLVARLKAWDTRLLGWSFDHARPLLAGATVIVLAAIATVPFFPRSFLPPFNEGTLTVSVLTNPGTSLSESNRIGQQAEALIAQVPEVRQVGRRTGRAELDEHAEGVHSSEIEVDLKPSERSRDAVVAEIRSRLAVLPAANSVGQPISHRLDHLLSGVRAQIALKIYGDDLDTLRGLAADVKSRLAKIPGIADLQVEKQVLIPQLKIHLDYDAAARYGVSPGALLESLEKLIGGDKLTQIIEGNRRFDLVLRLPDAARGGQGLAGLLIETPAGRVPLAKIARIEDGDGPNQIGRENTRRRIVISANAAGGADLSAVVAAIRAELAANPLPEGYFTALEGQFQAQEEAAKLIALLAVVSLAMIFLVLYSRYRAFVLVAIIMGNIPLALVGSVAALWLSGQPLSVAALVGFITLTGIATRNGILKISHYINLCAFEGEVFGRPMIVRGSLERLTPVLMTALVAAFALVPLLLSADAPGKEILHPVAVVIFGGLVSSTLLDTLLTPVMFHLFGERALNRLVAEHTADSF
- a CDS encoding efflux RND transporter periplasmic adaptor subunit; the encoded protein is MWVRKLLLGVAIPVLVLGKVATALAHGGEDHGHDEPEAAAVADTSAPSRLADGSVFVPKASQRQLGIRTIAAEIGDHAAVIEFNGKVVADPGAGGKVQSTQAGRIEAGPRGFAVLGQRVRRGEVLAYLQPVASSLERSGQFAQIAELDAQHEVAVRRLARLEQLEGVVPAREIEAARVEAGGLAARKAALAKGLSGREPLVAPVSGVVASTHVTLGEVVEARDTLFEVVDPRRLAVEALAYDAATAAGLGEATAALPDGVLHLNYLGSGAALREGALPVLFRVRADKDAPAVAVGQSLKVLAQTAAKRPGVALPAEALTRNGAGEPVVWVHVTAERFVPRKVTTAPVDAATVAVTAGLAAGERVVVKGAASLALVR